The following are encoded in a window of Amblyraja radiata isolate CabotCenter1 chromosome 7, sAmbRad1.1.pri, whole genome shotgun sequence genomic DNA:
- the LOC116974905 gene encoding uncharacterized protein LOC116974905 has protein sequence MARQNKYEIYLLNNPNLSFQCCTTINPATFLEHVPEEKEFSGHDCLQLIHEDTSPRPDLRDTAMSNPDVSFFTDGSSSIDEQGRRLSGYAIVNQDGDTVESAAFENPFSAQQAELFALTRACTLAEGISANIYTDSQYAFGVVHDYGQLWKNRGFLTSSGTVISHQKLVSNLLQAIQLPSQLAVIKVRAHTSGQSPIDIGNRLADEAAKKASWTNHIVVPRMMRQTKNSSKNQSPPEKGMPTIQEVLQIQEDAPVQVKQLWQDQGCVHDPVTSLWVTPAGQTCMSDELALWVIECVHFATHCGAKAISDMLLETWWHPKLLDLSQRISQRCLICQQHNPGKGLPCEPDTDHSFWYGTINACRNHIRSTFTDAME, from the exons ATGGCACGACAGAATAAATATGAGATTTACCTTTTGAACAATCCGAATCTTTCCTTTCAGTGCTGCACCACCATCAATCCTGCAACCTTTCTGGAACACGTTCCAGAAGAAAAGGAGTTCTCCGGCCACGACTGCCTCCAATTGATACACGAGGACACATCGCCAAGGCCTGATCTCAGAGACACGGCCATGTCCAACCCTGATGTCTCCTTTTTCACTGATGGAAGTTCTTCCATAGATGAGCAAGGAAGACGGTTGTCTGGGTATGCAATCGTCAATCAAGACGGTGACACCGTCGAGTCAGCAGCGTTTGAAAATCCGTTTTCTGCACAACAAGCTGAACTTTTCGCATTAACTAGGGCATGTACCTTAGCTGAAGGTATTTCAGCTAATATTTACACTGATTCACAGTATGCTTTCGGAGTCGTTCACGATTATGGACAATTGTGGAAAAATCGAGGCTTCCTGACCTCATCGGGAACAGTTATTTCACATCAGAAGTTAGTTTCCAACCTTTTACAGGCAATCCAATTGCCCAGTCAGCTTGCAGTTATTAAAGTTCGTGCCCACACATCAGGCCAGAGCCCTATAGATATCGGCAATCGCCTTGCTGATGAGGCAGCTAAAAAAGCTTCCTGGACTAATCATATTGTTGTGCCCcgaatgatgaggcagactaaaaatTCTAGTAAGAATCAGTCTCCCCCGGAAAAAGgaatgccaaccatccaggaaGTACTTCAAATACAGGAGGACGCTCCTGTACAGGTCAAACAGCTGTGGCAGGACCAGGGTTGTGTGCATGATCCTGTCACTAGCCTATGGGTTACGCCTGCCGGACAGACTTGCATGTCTGACGAGCTTGCGTTGTGGGTTATTGAATGTGTACACTTTGCAACTCATTGTGGTGCCAAGGCTATAAGTGATATGCTTTTGGAGACCTGGTGGCATCCGAAACTTCTGGACTTGTCTCAGCGTATCAGCCAGCGATGTCTGatttgccagcagcataatccaggtAAAGGCTTGCCCTGTGAACCAG ATACGGACCACTCCTTCTGGTACGGCACGATTAACGCCTGCAGAAATCATATACGGTCGACCTTTACGGACGCCATGGAATGA